Within the Trachemys scripta elegans isolate TJP31775 chromosome 4, CAS_Tse_1.0, whole genome shotgun sequence genome, the region TCATGCTCCCCCGCTTCCCAAATCATGCTCCTTACACCGTCCCCTCTTCTGCAAACACCCTCTCGCCTGCCACATCCCCAGTGCCGAGGCAAGAGTTAAAAATGTAAGAGATTGAAGGCAAAACTCAGCTGCAAAGCACAGAACCCAAAGCTAGAGCCAAGAATCTACAGCCCAAAGCACAGAGCCCAGAGGCTAGAATCCAAAGTACAGCACATAGTCTAGAACCCGAAGCCAGAACCAAAAGCACAGTAGCCAGTCTAGAACCCAAAACCATAACCAAGAGCTCACAGCACAGAACCCAAAGCCAGAACCCACATAGCCCAGAACACAAAGCACAGTGTCTAGAGTCTAGAACCCAAAGCCAGCAGCAAGAACCTAGAGCACAGAACCCAATGCATAGACAAGGTTGTAGATACAACACCCAGGATAGATCCAACTGACACTAGTgagaatacattttatttctggcCCAAGGCAGTGTTGGTCTCCAGCTATAAGGAGCAAAACCCCACCCGATATCCAAGGCACCCACCAATACATACCCAACTCAGAGAGGTTCTGAACTCTCCTGGGCAAGCAAGCAACAATAAGTTCAAGTCACTCCACCACCTTTGCTTGACTGCCACCCCACCGAGCCAGCACCCCAGGAAACCCCCACATTTCCCCACACTACTTACAGTTTGGAGCCAGCAACCCTGGGGGCTAGCTTTACTTGAGCCCTACGGAAAGTCCAATAATCAGAGCTACTATTGCGAGCAAGACAACCACTACCACAATGATAATTATCATTTTCTGGAGGAggggacaaaaacaaaaacaaaaaaaaggataaaaccaTAAACAGCAATGCAACAGCAAATGAGAAAACAGATATGGCTCCCCCTGCACGTGTCCCTTTAAGAGACAGCTATTTCAGAGCTGCAGAGCACTGATTTCAGCCACCCCTTTAAGGCAGCATAGCAATTTTTTAAACACCTCAAAAATATTCCCCACCAGAAtctttcagattaaaaaaaatcagaccatatGCATTTCTAGGCTTCTTCATTTTTGTCCCCCTCATAATTTAATCCAGTCCCAGCCTTCTCCAGCTAGGGATGCTGCAGGGAATGGCATAAAGGCACTGGGAGCACACAGCTACTCCAATCCTAGCCTCCCTCAATTGGGGTACTATTGGGAATGGTGAGCAGAGAGGTACTCCCAGCCTCTCCTAGCATGGGGTGCTGTAGATAGCCGGGCAGGACTACTGGCTGTGGGGGGAACTCCctgctactccagtcccagcagggggcactgaaGGGGGAGCTCAAGTTACTCCAGCATTGACTCCTGTCAGCAGGGGGTGCTATAGGTAATGGTGTAGAGATGTGGGCTGCGGGGAAGTtcccagcctcccccctccccttgaaGGCACTTTAGGGAACAGTGCAGGAGTTCTGGGGACCGAGCCTGGCTCATAACCACATTTATCAAGACGTACAGAGAAGAAGGAAGGGCCAGGGAGGAGCCCGGAGCTAGCAAAGTGAAGCAGGGAGACAGCCCAAGCAGTTACCTCGAAGAGGGATGCAGCATGGCACGTCGTacgtggaggggctcagtgtccCGGGCTGTGGGGGACaagtgagggaggaggagaaggctgTGAAAGAAGAGCACAGGAAGCTGGAGCAAGGGATGGGGAAATATTACTGAGAAACCAAGGGGTCACCGGGGCCCCTGGATTTGCTCTGGACCTTTGCCAGCTAGACCCATTGGCCCAGGTGCTCAAAAAAGTATTCAGGTGGCTTACTCCCCTGGAAATCATAATACCTTTGAGAGCCATTGGTCCTTTccaagcagggagggggctggaacaGGGATGGGATGGAGAGATGGAGACCAGCAAGGTCAGAGaggggtgggatggaggaggaTGACTGGAGGGGACTGAgaagattttgggggggggggggggggaggctgagggggtggaatgggaaaaGGACTTTGACTGGTGGGTGGGTGCTGGATGCAGTGAGGCTTTGGTTGATGGGATGGGTCATGGTTGGATGGGTGACAGAAGAGTGAGATGGGAACCTTTGATTGACATGCCTGGGGACTGGACAGGGAGCTGTGATTGGTGGTGTCGAGGTGATGGGGTGGGGCTTTGGTTTATAGGATGGGTCACGATTGGATGGATCTGAGAAGGGTGAGATGGGGGCTTTGACTGGTGAGTGGAGGTTGGATGGGGGACTGTGATTGGTGGGATGGGAGACTAGATGGGGTGGGGTTTTGGTTGGTGGGATGATTCAAGATTGGATGGCATCTGAGAAGGGTGAGACAGGACCATTGATTGGCAGGAGGTGGAGACTGGATGGGGCTGTGATTGGTCGTTCTCACCCTTCTGGCCTCGCTCTGGTATTTCACAGCCTTTTTGGTGTCAGCCACGGCCCGTTCCACAAAGCCCACCGACTGGTCCATGTTGGTCTCTATGCGGTCGATCATGGCTCCCTTGcggaggaagagagagatggcGGGAGCGGCAGAGAGTGGCGGAAGTGGCAGGGAGGCAGAAGAGAGCAAGAGAGCCAGCGAGGGGGCCTGGGCACAGATTGGGGCTTGGGGGACCCACCTTGTGTGCCTTTTTCTTGTATACCAGAGCCTTTTTGGTCTCATCGCGCGCTTTCTCTATGTGGTCTACCGCATGCATCATGTTCAGCTCTATGTTATCTAGGACCCCGCCCTGTCAGGGGAGCAGGAAGAGAGGAAACTCAGACATCTAAAACACCCACAGCACCTCCCACCATGCACATGCTCCTCCCATCACGAGATCCCAGCCCGGCCCTTGGAGGTCTCCCCCTCTGCTCAGGTGAGCAAGGCAGTCATTCCCACCGCCCCCGCCCTTCTCCTGGGCACAGAGGGGTTGCCATTGGGTTGTAGGGCTTCAGGGTCAATCCACCGCCTCTCCCTGGGTCTGATGACAGGAAAGGGGCATACTCACCGTTCCCCGACTCACATGCCACCTCCTCGGCATTGCATTGAGGATAGAAAACAGAAAGGGGGCCTCAGAGATAGACACTGATCCCTAAGTTGCAGTGAGAGGTGGCTGCACTCCACAATGCAGGGGCCTCAGGAGACTGAAATGGGGGGCTTTCCCCCAGGGAGAGACAGAGCAGGGATTGGGCCCTGGCTGCAGGAGCTCTGTGGGGTCGAAGGAAAGCCAGGCACTGAGCACTGGGACAGGACGACAGACCTCTGGGTCTCCATGAGATCAGCCATGTCACCAAGATCACAAACTCACTCCCACCCAGCTCCCACATCCGAGGTACCACCAACAGAAAATCCCTGGCTGCTAGAAGGCACCAGTGTTCAGTTGCTTAGTTACCCATTCCAATTCCCAGTTTGGCTGCTTAgtccctccatttcccccatccCTGCATTGCTTGGTTACATGGTTTTCACCCTGCCCCGTCTTGTACAATCCTTTTTTTTCCTACTCCCAGGTTACATGGTCATCATGCTGTCTCCTCCCATGGTTACTCAGTTACCAAGGCTTACCCCACTTTCCCCTCCTGTTACACAGCTGTCACCTTCATCCCGGTTGCTGAGTtaccctgttccctgccccaggTTACATGGTTATTCTGTTCCCTGACCCTGGTTGCTAGGTTACCCCTTCCTGTCCTGGTTGCTAGGTTACCCCTTCCTGTCCCGGTTGCTCAATCACTCAGTCCTTATCCCTCCAGAGCGCCCCACCCCCTCATTGATTGTTCTGCCCAGTTACCTGGTTTTCCACCAGCATGGCGATGTCCACAAACATGTCGTGAAGCTCCTTGATGCTGCTCTCAAGCCGCACAATGTCCTTGTGCCGCCCCTCGATCTCACTCAGTGCCTGCTTTGAGATCTGCGAATCCATGATCTGGAACAGAGCCAGACAGGGTCGGTTACCATCCCACACAAACCCAGATAATGCTAAGGAGCTGTGAGCTAACACCCTGCCATTCCCACTGCTCAGAGTtaccctgctccccaccacccaTATCCTGACACCCACACTCGCTGCCCATCACCCCAAATTCCCACTGcttacccccccccatcccagtgtCTCCCCCTAGATTTCCCATTCtataagtgctttgagatctactgatgaaggcGCTTTGTAAGAGCTAGGTACTATTATACCATCATATGCTCCAAGGTCCCTCCTCTTTATGCACCTCcattcccccatctcctcccagtCCCCACTGCGTCCTCACCCCAGATGTGAATATCGAGGGGTTTCCACTCTCTAgcatctcctccagctcctcatcCGTTGTATTCTTCCCAGCTTTATCATGGGAGAAAGAGAGGAGAGATCAGACCAAATCGCTGGGCATGAATGGCGGAACCAGCAAggctggaggagggggcgggcggggggagggaagagagtggGGAGATTCACTTTGGCTGCTCTTGGGGACAGGTGTGTTTGTGTGAACCCCTCTGGCCTCCAAACTGAGACATGCCTTCCAAGCCCAGattctaaacctcccccacatTCAGCAGAGACACAGCTGGGGGATAGGGAGGAATCCCACAACTGCCCAGCCCACacttcccagcagggggcactgagacaccctgggtgggaggggatcATGGGAGGATTATGGTTGGGACTCTCccaaattcacaatccatttttgtaaatttcacggtcacaccattttttaaatcttgaatttCTCAgtgtcagatatttaaatcttaaatttcagtgttgtaacaaaacaaatatgtatttaaaaacagcaaaatataaagCCCATGAcgaccccccccccgcacccttcccacacacacccccttacttctgcactgctgcagtgctgccttcagagctggtagcccagccgccgctctctggcagtccagctctgaaggcagcacagaagtaagggtggcaatactgtgaccgcCCCTACAACAGTcttgcaacccccttttgggtcagaacccccagtctgagaaacaCTGTATAGTATAGGGAAAAgtacacaaaagatcagatttcacaggggagaccagatttcatggtccatgacacgtttttcacagccgtgaatttgctagggccctaattatggtctctgcagtaactcaggcTCACAAACTGGAGTGGGATAGTTTCCATTCCTGTGGGCAATTAATCCAACCACCCCTTGGACTGGGGAGGAGGGTCAGGCCCTGGCCATATGCTGCCTGTGAGCCATGTCCCCTGAGCGGGGAGGGTACATACTGATCTCGAGCTGCCGCTGGATCCGCCCTTTGCTACGTTCTCGGAAGTCGACCTGTGCCTCGTTGTACTTGGTCATCACATCGACAAACTTCCGGGAAAGGACagaatgctggggggagggaaaggaggagacgAGCAGTTC harbors:
- the STX3 gene encoding syntaxin-3 isoform X7, producing the protein MKDRLEQLKAKQDQDDDADDVEIAIENTGFMDEFFSEIEETRQNIEKIAENVEGAKKLYSIILSAPIPEQKTKDDLEQLTAEIKKIANSVRNKLKSMERSIEQDEVQSSADLRIRKSQHSVLSRKFVDVMTKYNEAQVDFRERSKGRIQRQLEITGKNTTDEELEEMLESGNPSIFTSGIMDSQISKQALSEIEGRHKDIVRLESSIKELHDMFVDIAMLVENQGAMIDRIETNMDQSVGFVERAVADTKKAVKYQSEARRKMIIIIVVVVVLLAIVALIIGLSVGLK
- the STX3 gene encoding syntaxin-3 isoform X2 codes for the protein MKDRLEQLKAKQDQDDDADDVEIAIENTGFMDEFFSEIEETRQNIEKIAENVEGAKKLYSIILSAPIPEQKTKDDLEQLTAEIKKIANSVRNKLKSMERSIEQDEVQSSADLRIRKSQHSVLSRKFVDVMTKYNEAQVDFRERSKGRIQRQLEITGKNTTDEELEEMLESGNPSIFTSGIMDSQISKQALSEIEGRHKDIVRLESSIKELHDMFVDIAMLVENQGAMIDRIETNMDQSVGFVERAVADTKKAVKYQSEARRVRTTNHSPIQSPPPANQWSCLTLLRCHPILNHPTNQNPTPSSLPSHQSQSPIQPPLTSQSPHLTLLRSIQS
- the STX3 gene encoding syntaxin-3 isoform X8, with amino-acid sequence MKDRLEQLKAKQDQDDDADDVEIAIENTGFMDEFFSEIEETRQNIEKIAENVEGAKKLYSIILSAPIPEQKTKDDLEQLTAEIKKIANSVRNKLKSMERSIEQDEVQSSADLRIRKSQHSVLSRKFVDVMTKYNEAQVDFRERSKGRIQRQLEITGKNTTDEELEEMLESGNPSIFTSGIMDSQISKQALSEIEGRHKDIVRLESSIKELHDMFVDIAMLVENQGAMIDRIETNMDQSVGFVERAVADTKKAVKYQSEARRKKIMIMICCIILAIILASTIGGIFA
- the STX3 gene encoding syntaxin-3 isoform X4: MKDRLEQLKAKQDQDDDADDVEIAIENTGFMDEFFSEIEETRQNIEKIAENVEGAKKLYSIILSAPIPEQKTKDDLEQLTAEIKKIANSVRNKLKSMERSIEQDEVQSSADLRIRKSQHSVLSRKFVDVMTKYNEAQVDFRERSKGRIQRQLEITGKNTTDEELEEMLESGNPSIFTSGIMDSQISKQALSEIEGRHKDIVRLESSIKELHDMFVDIAMLVENQGGVLDNIELNMMHAVDHIEKARDETKKALVYKKKAHKGAMIDRIETNMDQSVGFVERAVADTKKAVKYQSEARRKKIMIMICCIILAIILASTIGGIFA
- the STX3 gene encoding syntaxin-3 isoform X3, which codes for MKDRLEQLKAKQDQDDDADDVEIAIENTGFMDEFFSEIEETRQNIEKIAENVEGAKKLYSIILSAPIPEQKTKDDLEQLTAEIKKIANSVRNKLKSMERSIEQDEVQSSADLRIRKSQHSVLSRKFVDVMTKYNEAQVDFRERSKGRIQRQLEITGKNTTDEELEEMLESGNPSIFTSGIMDSQISKQALSEIEGRHKDIVRLESSIKELHDMFVDIAMLVENQGGVLDNIELNMMHAVDHIEKARDETKKALVYKKKAHKGAMIDRIETNMDQSVGFVERAVADTKKAVKYQSEARRKMIIIIVVVVVLLAIVALIIGLSVGLK
- the STX3 gene encoding syntaxin-3 isoform X5 codes for the protein MKDRLEQLKAKQDQDDDADDVEIAIENTGFMDEFFSEIEETRQNIEKIAENVEGAKKLYSIILSAPIPEQKTKDDLEQLTAEIKKIANSVRNKLKSMERSIEQDEVQSSADLRIRKSQHSVLSRKFVDVMTKYNEAQVDFRERSKGRIQRQLEITGKNTTDEELEEMLESGNPSIFTSGIMDSQISKQALSEIEGRHKDIVRLESSIKELHDMFVDIAMLVENQGGVLDNIELNMMHAVDHIEKARDETKKALVYKKKAHKGAMIDRIETNMDQSVGFVERAVADTKKAVKYQSEARRPSPPPSLVPHSPGH
- the STX3 gene encoding syntaxin-3 isoform X6; this translates as MKDRLEQLKAKQDQDDDADDVEIAIENTGFMDEFFSEIEETRQNIEKIAENVEGAKKLYSIILSAPIPEQKTKDDLEQLTAEIKKIANSVRNKLKSMERSIEQDEVQSSADLRIRKSQHSVLSRKFVDVMTKYNEAQVDFRERSKGRIQRQLEITGKNTTDEELEEMLESGNPSIFTSGIMDSQISKQALSEIEGRHKDIVRLESSIKELHDMFVDIAMLVENQGGVLDNIELNMMHAVDHIEKARDETKKALVYKKKAHKKMIIIIVVVVVLLAIVALIIGLSVGLK
- the STX3 gene encoding syntaxin-3 isoform X1, with product MKDRLEQLKAKQDQDDDADDVEIAIENTGFMDEFFSEIEETRQNIEKIAENVEGAKKLYSIILSAPIPEQKTKDDLEQLTAEIKKIANSVRNKLKSMERSIEQDEVQSSADLRIRKSQHSVLSRKFVDVMTKYNEAQVDFRERSKGRIQRQLEITGKNTTDEELEEMLESGNPSIFTSGIMDSQISKQALSEIEGRHKDIVRLESSIKELHDMFVDIAMLVENQGGVLDNIELNMMHAVDHIEKARDETKKALVYKKKAHKGAMIDRIETNMDQSVGFVERAVADTKKAVKYQSEARRVRTTNHSPIQSPPPANQWSCLTLLRCHPILNHPTNQNPTPSSLPSHQSQSPIQPPLTSQSPHLTLLRSIQS